The sequence AACAAGTCGTTCGGCCTCACGACGTTTCGCAACCGGCACGTCAGCGTCTCGGGCGCGACACTGCGGTTCAAGTTCACCGGCAAGCATGGAAAGACCCATGACGTCGGCATCCGCAATCGCCAGCTTGCCGGGATTATCAAGCGCTGCCAGGAACTCCCAGGGCAGGAACTCTTCCAGTACCTCGACGACGATGGGCAGCGACAGGCGATCGGCTCCAGCGACGTGAACGACTATCTGCGCGCGATCACGGACAGCGACTTCACGGCCAAGGACTTCCGCACCTGGGCAGGCACGGTGCTCGCGGCCCTGGCGCTCCACGAGTTTGGTGCGCCTCAATCGGAGACGCAGGCCAAGCACAACGTCCTGCGCGCGATCGAGTTTGTCGCGGCGCGTCTCGGCAACACGCCGGCGATCAGCCGCAAGTGCTACGTGCACCCTGCCGTGCTTGACGCATACAACGAGGGCGCGCTCGAGGGCGACCTCCTGGACATCGGCGACGAAGCACGGGACGCGGTGGACGGCGGCCTCACGTCGCAGGAAGCCGCCGTGATAGCGCTCTTGCAGCAGCGAGCCAGCGCGGCCGCCGCATGACCGTCGCCATGCCGCGCCGTCAAGCATCAACCTCCGACATAATCTTGATATGGCCCGTGATGCCGTCATGCCTTCGTCGATCCGCGGTCGGGGATACGTTGAACGCAACAGGTTCGAAACGACCCGGATCGTCGCCAGATGGGGGTGGCGCCGCAGGAAGGCAGCCATGACAGACTTACTTAATCCCAGGCCGGTTGCAGTGCTCGACGACGACGTCCAGTTCATCCGGATGGTCGAGCGAATCCTCAAGACGGACGGGCTCCAGATTCAGCCCGTGACGACGCCGGACCTCGACGAGGCGGCCCGAGTCGTGGCAATGACCAACTGCCGCGTCGCGCTCGTGGACATCTACATGTACGGCGAAGCGGCAGGGTTCGAGCTTATCGAGCGCC is a genomic window of Dehalococcoidia bacterium containing:
- a CDS encoding DNA topoisomerase IB is translated as MVVAVAPPGNGQTPATIAAPAVAKAAGLRYVSDATPGITRKQERSGFAYAHPDGQPLRDEGDLRRVKALAIPPAWSDVWISPHANGHLQATGRDARGRKQYRYHTTWSEVRDQAKFGRMLDFAAALPGIRQRVEADLARPGLPREKVLAAVVRLLEITLIRVGNEEYARQNKSFGLTTFRNRHVSVSGATLRFKFTGKHGKTHDVGIRNRQLAGIIKRCQELPGQELFQYLDDDGQRQAIGSSDVNDYLRAITDSDFTAKDFRTWAGTVLAALALHEFGAPQSETQAKHNVLRAIEFVAARLGNTPAISRKCYVHPAVLDAYNEGALEGDLLDIGDEARDAVDGGLTSQEAAVIALLQQRASAAAA